A genomic segment from Desulfobulbaceae bacterium encodes:
- the purB gene encoding adenylosuccinate lyase, with protein sequence MTDHYSHIIDSRFYRDGYSTEETRQIFGDMRRMQRWLDVELCLTNCQAELGIIPKKAAKALALTASLEKFDIQRIQDDIAKTGHSLIPLLNEWQRISGEDGQYIHYGATTQDIQDTAQSLEIQEAIDLLERDIAELISLLADKSKQYRDVICVGRTHGQQALPTTLGLKISTWLDETMRNQQRLQQCKQRVLVSQLFGGVGTMSALSAQAQTLLENFSAALGLTAPDSSWHSARDRTAELISVLALISGGLARSANEICQLAKNEIGELAEPFTAGQIGSSTMPHKRNPELCEQVVVLSKLIKANAMSGFDTLCGEHERDYRTVRLEWVALTEAITFCCAALKFQKKIIKNLVVNEAQIKNNLNQAAIFISTEALMFLLGEKIGKQCAHELIYKASQLCSSSGKELIDILLKDELIRGNFSRSDLEQAILLENHVGQSAQLIDRLTQKARQL encoded by the coding sequence ATGACTGACCATTACAGCCATATTATTGATTCCAGATTTTATCGTGACGGCTACAGCACTGAAGAGACGCGCCAAATTTTCGGTGATATGCGCAGAATGCAGCGCTGGCTTGATGTTGAGCTCTGCCTGACAAACTGCCAGGCAGAGCTTGGCATCATTCCCAAGAAAGCCGCAAAAGCTCTCGCCCTGACAGCCTCTCTGGAAAAGTTCGATATCCAGAGAATCCAAGACGATATTGCCAAAACCGGACACTCACTTATTCCTCTGCTTAATGAGTGGCAGAGAATTTCCGGTGAAGACGGACAATATATTCATTACGGCGCTACAACCCAAGACATACAGGATACCGCCCAATCTCTTGAGATACAGGAAGCAATAGACCTTCTGGAAAGAGATATAGCAGAACTTATCTCGCTTCTTGCGGACAAATCCAAACAATATCGTGATGTTATCTGTGTAGGGCGCACTCACGGCCAGCAGGCGCTTCCCACAACTTTAGGCCTGAAAATCTCCACCTGGCTAGACGAAACAATGCGCAATCAGCAACGCCTACAGCAGTGCAAGCAGCGGGTCTTGGTCAGCCAGCTCTTTGGCGGGGTTGGTACCATGTCGGCTTTATCGGCACAGGCCCAGACATTACTGGAAAACTTCTCCGCCGCTCTGGGCCTGACTGCGCCGGACAGTTCATGGCACAGTGCTCGTGACCGAACCGCGGAGCTGATCAGCGTTTTGGCTCTGATCAGCGGCGGACTTGCCCGCTCTGCCAATGAGATATGTCAGCTCGCTAAAAATGAGATCGGCGAACTAGCTGAACCTTTTACCGCTGGTCAGATCGGCAGCAGCACAATGCCCCACAAGCGAAACCCTGAGCTTTGCGAACAGGTTGTCGTTTTGTCAAAACTCATTAAGGCAAATGCCATGAGTGGTTTCGACACGTTATGCGGTGAGCATGAACGCGACTACCGAACAGTTCGCCTTGAGTGGGTCGCTCTGACAGAAGCGATCACCTTTTGCTGCGCCGCCCTGAAGTTTCAGAAAAAGATTATTAAAAATCTTGTTGTAAATGAGGCGCAGATAAAGAACAATCTGAACCAGGCAGCCATCTTTATTTCAACCGAAGCGCTTATGTTTTTACTTGGAGAGAAAATTGGCAAGCAATGCGCCCATGAATTAATTTACAAGGCCTCTCAGCTGTGCAGCAGCAGCGGCAAGGAGTTAATCGACATTTTACTTAAGGATGAGCTGATACGTGGGAATTTCTCGAGATCTGATTTAGAGCAGGCTATACTTCTCGAAAATCATGTGGGACAATCCGCTCAATTAATTGATCGGCTTACCCAAAAAGCAAGGCAGCTTTAA
- a CDS encoding phosphate/phosphite/phosphonate ABC transporter substrate-binding protein has translation MKKLAIVILATLLLSSCNSADTDTPKKVDRSGLPTYKIGYMICNSENETNDRFHAFTEYLSQQLNANFEMAAIDTTDFLKELDSLHFTHTNSLLYIIMNQFNGVEILATEKKDSLGSYSQGVIIARTNNDTINSIADLKGKTMIFGPTLAPTGFMAQIDLLQQNSLDPENDLSFYTIPRGSFKHEKVVYGVLFEKYDAGALPIGDVENMVNEGRIAADDLKIIAKADPIPYCNFAVTQKVDDDLAQKFKKVIISITKDTTVEYNGEVVKVLDRALVDGFEDSKDSDFDIVRDIAKRTNMPPYQKF, from the coding sequence ATGAAAAAACTTGCTATAGTTATACTTGCAACGCTGCTTCTCTCTTCTTGCAACTCTGCTGATACGGATACCCCGAAGAAGGTTGACCGCTCAGGCCTGCCTACCTATAAAATCGGCTACATGATCTGTAATAGTGAAAATGAAACCAATGATCGTTTTCACGCCTTCACCGAATATTTAAGCCAGCAACTTAACGCCAACTTCGAAATGGCGGCTATCGACACCACCGATTTCTTAAAAGAGCTGGATAGCCTCCATTTTACCCATACTAACTCGCTTTTATACATCATAATGAACCAGTTTAATGGTGTTGAGATCCTTGCCACCGAGAAAAAAGACTCCCTTGGCTCCTATTCGCAAGGCGTTATTATCGCTCGAACAAACAACGACACAATAAACTCTATTGCTGACCTGAAGGGAAAGACCATGATCTTCGGCCCAACGCTGGCTCCGACCGGCTTTATGGCCCAGATAGATCTGCTCCAGCAAAATAGCCTTGACCCGGAAAACGACTTATCCTTTTACACAATTCCGCGAGGTTCCTTTAAACATGAAAAGGTTGTCTACGGCGTTCTTTTTGAAAAGTACGACGCTGGCGCCCTACCTATTGGTGATGTTGAAAACATGGTTAACGAAGGTCGAATTGCCGCTGATGATCTTAAAATAATCGCCAAGGCAGACCCTATTCCCTACTGTAACTTTGCAGTTACTCAAAAGGTTGACGACGATCTGGCCCAAAAGTTTAAGAAAGTAATCATATCAATTACCAAAGATACAACTGTTGAATATAATGGTGAAGTGGTCAAGGTACTTGACCGTGCTCTGGTCGATGGATTTGAGGACAGTAAGGATTCTGATTTTGATATTGTCCGTGACATTGCGAAACGAACCAACATGCCGCCTTACCAGAAATTCTAG
- a CDS encoding MBL fold metallo-hydrolase: protein MRVKFWGVRGSIPCPGPQTTEYGGNTACIELRFDEIDRLIIIDAGSGIRELGNFIMANDLPKGPIDIDLFLSHTHWDHIMGFPFFVPLYLPTTTVRVHGPVTHEADTLEKIVGGQMTYRYFPVRDAELAANLQYFHLKEGEFDLGDGIKLTTKYLNHPILCLGYRFEYKGKSFCTAYDTEPYTNIFCSDPEDPSYDEAMAVEGELVVAEQNKVLQDFVTGADFLIFDTQYTQEEYEGSKVGWGHSPMEFAVQLAARSQVKKMALFHHEPMRTDKQLDALTAKHCSPGNDGGTEIFFAKEGMEIIL, encoded by the coding sequence ATGAGGGTGAAATTCTGGGGTGTGCGCGGATCGATTCCTTGTCCTGGCCCTCAAACTACAGAGTATGGTGGTAATACGGCGTGCATAGAGCTGCGCTTTGATGAAATCGATCGTCTGATAATTATTGACGCCGGTTCCGGTATTCGGGAGCTGGGCAATTTTATAATGGCCAATGATTTGCCAAAAGGACCGATTGATATCGACCTATTCCTGTCCCATACGCATTGGGATCATATTATGGGGTTTCCGTTTTTTGTGCCCCTCTATCTGCCGACGACCACTGTCCGTGTTCATGGTCCGGTTACTCATGAAGCGGATACCCTGGAGAAGATTGTCGGCGGACAGATGACCTATCGTTACTTTCCGGTTCGTGATGCAGAGCTTGCCGCAAATCTTCAGTATTTTCATCTTAAAGAGGGCGAGTTTGACCTGGGCGATGGAATTAAACTCACTACTAAATATCTAAACCATCCAATCTTGTGCCTGGGGTATCGGTTTGAGTACAAGGGGAAATCGTTTTGTACTGCCTATGATACCGAGCCCTACACGAACATCTTTTGCAGTGACCCTGAAGATCCTTCTTATGATGAAGCGATGGCCGTTGAGGGGGAGTTGGTTGTAGCCGAGCAGAATAAGGTACTCCAAGATTTTGTGACGGGTGCCGATTTTCTGATATTTGATACCCAGTATACCCAGGAAGAGTATGAGGGGTCAAAGGTGGGCTGGGGGCATTCTCCAATGGAGTTTGCTGTGCAGCTGGCGGCACGCAGTCAAGTAAAGAAAATGGCCCTTTTCCACCACGAGCCAATGCGCACTGATAAGCAGCTTGATGCACTTACTGCAAAGCATTGTTCTCCCGGTAACGACGGTGGAACCGAGATCTTTTTTGCCAAAGAGGGAATGGAAATAATTCTGTAG
- a CDS encoding HDOD domain-containing protein translates to MQDQEETIKDYIDRMPSLSTTVTKVLQVCNTPNAAPNDLNRVISLDPVLTGQVLKMINSAYYSLPNQISSLTRAIIMLGLNTVKNLALSTAIIGTLGKQESFKSLPMDAFWAHSICVGVTAKLLAAMINVPTAEREEYFVAGMLHDLGKIPLNNCFAETYVQALQLADLEQSALYRSEKLIVGIDHGAAGSLIAKKWQLNDTIVETLSFHHSPERASEKNRKIVAAVALANLYANIYEIGSAGDLYSESQHLLSVLELMGMKWDDLRGLGVTVMSEIEKAQVFLQGVEKG, encoded by the coding sequence ATGCAGGATCAAGAAGAGACAATCAAAGACTACATAGACCGCATGCCCAGTTTGTCAACGACCGTAACGAAGGTGCTTCAGGTTTGTAATACTCCGAATGCCGCTCCAAACGATCTGAACAGGGTTATTTCGCTCGATCCAGTTCTGACCGGGCAGGTCCTGAAAATGATTAACTCTGCCTATTATTCGCTGCCGAATCAAATTTCGTCGCTGACCAGAGCCATCATTATGCTTGGTCTCAATACAGTAAAGAATCTCGCCCTAAGTACGGCTATTATCGGCACATTAGGTAAACAGGAGTCCTTTAAGAGTTTGCCCATGGATGCCTTCTGGGCGCACTCGATCTGTGTAGGGGTTACGGCTAAGCTTCTAGCTGCCATGATAAATGTACCAACGGCTGAGAGAGAGGAATACTTTGTGGCTGGAATGCTTCATGATCTTGGCAAAATACCCCTTAATAACTGTTTTGCAGAAACCTATGTGCAGGCACTTCAGTTGGCGGATCTTGAACAGAGCGCCTTGTATCGCTCTGAAAAACTGATCGTTGGCATTGATCATGGAGCAGCTGGTTCGTTGATCGCTAAAAAATGGCAGTTGAACGATACTATTGTTGAAACGCTTTCCTTTCACCATTCTCCGGAACGAGCCTCAGAGAAAAACCGAAAAATTGTCGCTGCTGTGGCCTTGGCCAATCTCTATGCAAACATTTATGAGATTGGTTCGGCTGGTGACTTGTATTCAGAAAGTCAGCATCTGCTCAGTGTTCTTGAACTTATGGGGATGAAATGGGATGATCTAAGGGGGCTTGGTGTAACGGTTATGAGTGAAATAGAAAAGGCTCAGGTGTTTCTGCAAGGAGTTGAAAAGGGGTAA
- the hisA gene encoding phosphoribosylformimino-5-aminoimidazole carboxamide ribotide isomerase, with translation MKFRPCIDLHEGRVKQIVGSTLDDAASELTTNFSSDKPSSFYAELYRNDRLTGGHIIKLGAGCDEAAVVALNAYPGGMQIGGGITEENAAYWLDQGASQVIVTSYVFKDGHVYEDRLRSLLKLVGKDRLVLDLSCRKKGDAYFIVTDRWQKFTEVSISPESLRYFSAFCCEFLIHAVDVEGKCAGIETDLTRDIGEWVTIPTTYAGGVKNSDDLEQVKLLGKGKLDVTIGSALDIFGGSGITYQEAVAFNRLQGQ, from the coding sequence ATGAAATTTAGACCGTGTATAGACCTGCATGAAGGCCGTGTCAAGCAGATCGTCGGTTCAACCCTCGATGATGCTGCCTCAGAACTTACCACTAATTTTTCATCGGACAAGCCCTCGTCTTTTTATGCGGAGCTCTATCGTAACGATCGATTGACCGGTGGTCACATTATTAAATTAGGGGCTGGGTGTGATGAGGCCGCGGTTGTTGCCTTGAACGCCTATCCAGGCGGAATGCAGATAGGTGGCGGTATTACCGAAGAAAATGCAGCATATTGGCTCGATCAGGGGGCCAGTCAGGTGATTGTTACCTCATATGTTTTTAAGGACGGCCATGTTTATGAAGACAGGTTGCGCTCTTTGCTCAAACTTGTCGGTAAGGACCGATTGGTACTTGATTTGAGCTGTCGGAAAAAAGGTGATGCCTATTTTATTGTTACTGATCGTTGGCAAAAGTTTACAGAGGTGTCTATCTCGCCGGAATCGTTACGGTATTTCTCGGCATTTTGTTGTGAGTTTTTAATCCACGCTGTCGACGTTGAAGGTAAATGTGCAGGTATTGAGACAGATTTAACTCGTGATATAGGTGAATGGGTCACGATTCCCACAACCTATGCCGGCGGTGTAAAAAACAGTGACGACCTTGAGCAGGTGAAACTCCTTGGCAAGGGCAAGCTGGACGTGACTATCGGTAGTGCCCTGGATATTTTTGGCGGTTCCGGAATTACCTACCAGGAGGCTGTTGCCTTTAATCGCCTTCAGGGCCAATGA